The following coding sequences lie in one Rutidosis leptorrhynchoides isolate AG116_Rl617_1_P2 chromosome 4, CSIRO_AGI_Rlap_v1, whole genome shotgun sequence genomic window:
- the LOC139843774 gene encoding large ribosomal subunit protein P2-like has translation MKVVAAYLLALLGGNTTPSAEDLKNILGSVGADADDERINLLLSEVKGKDITELIASGREKLASVPSGGGGVAVAAAAGGGGAAPAAAAAESKKEEKVEEKEESDDDMGFSLFD, from the exons ATGAAGGTTGTTGCTGCTTATTTATTAGCTCTTCTGGGAGGTAATACCACCCCTTCAGCTGAAGATTTGAAGAACATTCTTGGTTCAG TTGGAGCTGATGCTGATGATGAGAGAATTAACTTGCTGTTGTCCGAGGTCAAAGGAAAAGATATCACTGAGTTGATCGCGTCTGGAAGGGAAAAGCTGGCATCAGTTCCATCAGGTGGTGGTGGTGTGGCAGTCGCCGCTGCAGCTGGTGGTGGTGGTGCTGCACCTGCAGCAGCTGCTGCTGAGtctaagaaagaagaaaaggttgaAGAGAAAGAGGAGTCCGATGAT GATATGGGATTCAGCTTATTTGACTAA